A single Calypte anna isolate BGI_N300 chromosome 24, bCalAnn1_v1.p, whole genome shotgun sequence DNA region contains:
- the ZPR1 gene encoding zinc finger protein ZPR1 isoform X2, producing the protein MSALGALEAAAGSGGTALFRPLSAEDGEQRPAEIESLCMNCYRNGVTRLLLTRIPFFKEIIVSSFACNSCSWSNTEIQSAGRIQEQGVCYSLAVTSRQDMDREVVKTECATARIPELDFEIPAFTQKGVLTTIEGIIDRALAGLEQDQPLRRETDEEVARKIEEFIRRLRQLKELHSPFTFILDDPSGNSFVENPHAPRKDEALVVTHYRRSPQQAAMLGLEGEEVAEKAADPAEELRNEVLQFNTNCPECNAPASTNMKLVQIPHFKEVIIMATACDSCGHRTNEVKSGGAIEPQGTRITLRITDPSDMTRDILKSETCSVEIPELEFELGMGALGGKFTTLEGLLKDIRELVIEGRRNVHFIMDDPAGNSYLQNVYAPEEDPELRVERYERSFDQNEELGLNDMKTEGYETPAR; encoded by the exons ATGTCGGCGCTGGGAGCGCTGGAGGCGGCGGCCGGGAGCGGGGGGACTGCGCTGTTCCGTCCCCTGAGCGCCGAGGACGGGGAGCAGCGGCCCGCGGAGATCGAGTCCCTGTGCATGAACTGTTACCGCAAC GGGGTGACACGGCTCCTGCTCACCAGGATCCCCTTCTTCAAAGAGATCATCGTCAGCTCCTTTGCCTGCAACAGCTGCTCCTGGTCCAACACTGAGATCCAGTCTGCTGGCAGGATCCAGGAGCAGGGGGTGTGCTACAGCCTGGCTGTCACCTCCCGGCAG gacatggacagggaggtggtgaagaCTGAGTGTGCCACAGCTCGGATCCCTGAGCTGGACTTTGAGATCCCTGCCTTCACCCAGAAGGGAG TCCTGACCACCATTGAGGGGATCAttgacagagccctggctgggctggagcaggaccAGCCCCTCCGCAGG gaaaCTGATGAGGAGGTGGCCAGGAAGATTGAGGAGTTCATCAGGAGGCTGAGGCAGCTCAAGGAACTTCATTCCCCCTTCACCTTT atcTTGGACGACCCCTCAGGGAACAGCTTTGTGGAGAACCCCCACGCCCCACGGAAGGACGAGGCCCTGGTGGTCACTCACTACAGGAGGAGTCCCCAGCAGGCAGccatgctggggctggag GGTGAGGAGGTGGCTGAGAAGGCAGCAGAtcctgcagaggagctgaggaacGAG gTGCTGCAGTTCAACACCAACTGCCCCGAGTGCAACGCCCCAGCCAGCACCAACATGAAGTTAGTGC AAATCCCCCACTTCAAGGAGGTGATCATCATGGCCACTGCCTGCGACTCCTGTGGGCACAGAACCAACGAG GTGAAGTCTGGAGGAGCCATCGAGCCCCAGGGCACCAGGATCACCCTGCGGATCACAGACCCCTCTGACATGACCCGGGACATCCTGAAG TCAGAGACCTGCAGCGTGGAGATCCCTGAGCTGGAGTTCGAGCTGGGGATGGGAGCACTGGGGGGGAAATTCACCACACTGGAGGGGCTGCTGAAGGACATCAGGGAGCTG GTCATCGAGGGCAGGAGGAACGTTCACTTCATCATGGATGACCCTGCAGGGAACAGCTACCTCCAG
- the ZPR1 gene encoding zinc finger protein ZPR1 isoform X1 — MSALGALEAAAGSGGTALFRPLSAEDGEQRPAEIESLCMNCYRNGVTRLLLTRIPFFKEIIVSSFACNSCSWSNTEIQSAGRIQEQGVCYSLAVTSRQDMDREVVKTECATARIPELDFEIPAFTQKGVLTTIEGIIDRALAGLEQDQPLRRETDEEVARKIEEFIRRLRQLKELHSPFTFILDDPSGNSFVENPHAPRKDEALVVTHYRRSPQQAAMLGLEGEEVAEKAADPAEELRNEVLQFNTNCPECNAPASTNMKLVQIPHFKEVIIMATACDSCGHRTNEVKSGGAIEPQGTRITLRITDPSDMTRDILKSETCSVEIPELEFELGMGALGGKFTTLEGLLKDIRELVERNPFTLGDSSAPSKAEKLQEFVGRLQEVIEGRRNVHFIMDDPAGNSYLQNVYAPEEDPELRVERYERSFDQNEELGLNDMKTEGYETPAR; from the exons ATGTCGGCGCTGGGAGCGCTGGAGGCGGCGGCCGGGAGCGGGGGGACTGCGCTGTTCCGTCCCCTGAGCGCCGAGGACGGGGAGCAGCGGCCCGCGGAGATCGAGTCCCTGTGCATGAACTGTTACCGCAAC GGGGTGACACGGCTCCTGCTCACCAGGATCCCCTTCTTCAAAGAGATCATCGTCAGCTCCTTTGCCTGCAACAGCTGCTCCTGGTCCAACACTGAGATCCAGTCTGCTGGCAGGATCCAGGAGCAGGGGGTGTGCTACAGCCTGGCTGTCACCTCCCGGCAG gacatggacagggaggtggtgaagaCTGAGTGTGCCACAGCTCGGATCCCTGAGCTGGACTTTGAGATCCCTGCCTTCACCCAGAAGGGAG TCCTGACCACCATTGAGGGGATCAttgacagagccctggctgggctggagcaggaccAGCCCCTCCGCAGG gaaaCTGATGAGGAGGTGGCCAGGAAGATTGAGGAGTTCATCAGGAGGCTGAGGCAGCTCAAGGAACTTCATTCCCCCTTCACCTTT atcTTGGACGACCCCTCAGGGAACAGCTTTGTGGAGAACCCCCACGCCCCACGGAAGGACGAGGCCCTGGTGGTCACTCACTACAGGAGGAGTCCCCAGCAGGCAGccatgctggggctggag GGTGAGGAGGTGGCTGAGAAGGCAGCAGAtcctgcagaggagctgaggaacGAG gTGCTGCAGTTCAACACCAACTGCCCCGAGTGCAACGCCCCAGCCAGCACCAACATGAAGTTAGTGC AAATCCCCCACTTCAAGGAGGTGATCATCATGGCCACTGCCTGCGACTCCTGTGGGCACAGAACCAACGAG GTGAAGTCTGGAGGAGCCATCGAGCCCCAGGGCACCAGGATCACCCTGCGGATCACAGACCCCTCTGACATGACCCGGGACATCCTGAAG TCAGAGACCTGCAGCGTGGAGATCCCTGAGCTGGAGTTCGAGCTGGGGATGGGAGCACTGGGGGGGAAATTCACCACACTGGAGGGGCTGCTGAAGGACATCAGGGAGCTG GTGGAGAGGAATCCCTTCACCCTGGGGGACAGCTCTGCCCCCAGCAaggctgagaaactgcaggagtttgtggggaggctgcaggag GTCATCGAGGGCAGGAGGAACGTTCACTTCATCATGGATGACCCTGCAGGGAACAGCTACCTCCAG